In Candidatus Omnitrophota bacterium, the following are encoded in one genomic region:
- a CDS encoding nucleotidyltransferase family protein, producing the protein MSREEVLRTLKECEAEFRSHRVKSLALFGSVARDEARQDSDIDILVEFEGTATYDRYFRLKSLLEDRLNTQVDLVTRNGVRKELLPEVDGEAVYVT; encoded by the coding sequence ATGAGTCGTGAGGAGGTATTGAGAACGCTCAAGGAATGCGAGGCGGAATTCCGGTCTCATCGGGTAAAGTCGTTGGCCTTGTTCGGCTCCGTGGCTAGGGACGAGGCCAGACAAGATAGTGACATCGACATTTTGGTGGAGTTTGAGGGGACGGCCACCTATGATCGCTATTTCCGGCTCAAAAGCCTCCTGGAGGATCGTCTGAATACCCAGGTGGATCTTGTCACCCGCAATGGGGTGCGCAAGGAGCTGCTCCCGGAGGTGGACGGCGAGGCTGTCTATGTCACGTGA
- a CDS encoding DUF86 domain-containing protein, which yields MSRDFSFFIQNMVDACERIPRYVQGMSVEDFQKDEKTRDAVLRSLEIIGEAAKHVPEEFRNQHARIEWRKLCGLRDVVVHEYFGLDLEIVWDLIQNEVPRFQKELQDLPL from the coding sequence ATGTCACGTGATTTTTCTTTCTTCATTCAAAATATGGTTGATGCGTGCGAAAGGATCCCGAGGTATGTCCAGGGCATGTCCGTTGAGGACTTTCAGAAGGACGAGAAAACCCGTGACGCGGTGCTTAGGAGTCTTGAAATTATTGGTGAGGCGGCAAAGCATGTCCCGGAAGAGTTCCGTAACCAGCACGCCCGAATCGAATGGCGCAAACTCTGCGGACTGCGCGATGTTGTCGTTCACGAATATTTCGGACTGGACCTGGAGATTGTTTGGGATCTGATTCAGAATGAAGTGCCCCGTTTTCAGAAGGAGCTCCAAGACCTCCCCCTCTAA